The region TATCACTATAGGATGTCTCAAATATGATGTGTGtttatgccatttattttatCACCCTTCATTAAAATGTGAGTTGCACAAGTGCAGAGATTGTTCACCAGTGCCCAGAGGAGTGTTTGGATCATACAAGCAACTCGATAAACATTTGTTGCCCAAGTAAATGAATAGATTATGTAGGGATCCTTTGCTGGAGAgatacataacacaaaattttccAACATCAGAGTGTATAAATGAATGGTTTGTAATCATTTCTCCAGGTTACTGCTTTGATGGAAAATTTTCCTCAACTCAGAAAaggcaggaaaggagaggaatTATCAGCCTATCACTGATCAGGTCAGTGACCACTTCCCCATGAGCACCCTCCACAGGGCACCCTGCACATCAGGGTTTCTAAGGCTATAGACAAGTGGGTTCAGCATGGGGTTGATAACTGTGTTGAAAACCCCAACCCCTTTATCCTTGTCTGAAGACTCCTCTGAACCTAAACGCATGTAGTTGAAGATACCAGTTCCATAGAAGAGGCAAACCACAGTGAGGTGGGAGCCACATGTGGAGAAagctttcttcctgccttccactGAGCGGATTCGTAAAACTGCAGCTGCCACGTGGGTGTAGGAGGTGATGATGAGAACCAGAGGGACACCTGCCATTAGAATACACATGACAAAGAGCAACAGCTCATTGAATTGGATGCTGGAACAGGAGAGCTGGAAGAGCTGTGGGAGGTCACAGTAGAAGTGATTGATGACATCGGGACCACAAAAGTTGAGTGTACTAAGGGCAATAGTGTGGGTGAGTGCATTGCTGATGCTACAGGCCCAGGACACAGCCACCAGTGATGACTGGACTGTGTGGCTCATGCGGGTGCTGTAGGTGAGGGGCCGGCAGATGGCCAGGAATCGGTCATAGGCCATGGTTGTCAATAGGAAGCTGTCCATCCCAGCCAGAAGGTGGAAGAAGAAGATTTGAGAGAGGCAGGCTTGATAGGGAATTATATGCCTATGGGACAAGAGACGATCCAACATGGCAGGGACAGTGACAGTGATACACCCAACATCCAGCACTGACAAGTTCcccaggaagaagtacatgggtgtATGGAGTTTGGGCTCGACCAAGATGGCAGCCAAGATGCTCAGGTTGCCCCCAACTGAAACCAGGTAGGCAAAGAGGAAGAGCACAAAGACAAAAGGCCACAGCTCTGGTGTCTCCACCAAGCCCAGTAGAATAAACTCAGTGACAGCAGTTCCATTTGCCTCTGATTCTGGCTCCATGAGAACCTGTAAGAAAACATCCCAGTGTGGATGCCTCAGTTGACTCAGTGTATTTATGCAACCTAAAGGTCTACAGCACCTGTGTTCAGAACTCCCAATATGTTCCCAGCTTTCCAAGTGATGATTTTACCTCACCCCCAGCCACGTCTCACTCTCTGACCTCCCATCACCCCAAATTCCTCAGCTGAGATGCCTCAAACCACCAATACTTGTTCACCCCATATTCTCCCTATTAGAAGGGTCAGAACACTTGGGAAAAATACATTAATCCTTGTGACTGTGGATATTAGACACTTTGGCCAAGTTCATTCCTCCAAGGTGAGGGACATACTCTCAAACACAAATGCAAAATTCCTTGGTCAGTAAGTTGCCAGTGTCTTGTTTTTAATTAAGCCTTTACACTGGACGTTGAATGACAGCTTaataaaatgatgttttctttttgtagtatCTGCTACCTGCTTTGCAAGGTAAAATTGTACCATGACCTATGGGTGGCTTCCTGCTTGGGACAGTTCCTTTTCTGCATTGCAAAATTACTTTTCTGCATAACCTTGCACTTGTCCTTGACTTGTGCACAGTAGGTACATTGACCAATGGCTCTAAGGAGAGGTTCTCATATGAAGCAAGTGCATACATAGAAAGCCAGAATGACCTAAGATTTTCACATCTTATAATAAACTCCTGGTCAAAATATATTACTGTACACGTATCTTTATTGCCCATGGAATAAGCAGAGCTACATGTTCACTAAGAGTAATGATATTTCCCTGCAGGCAATACACTGGCTTCAGAAGATGATATGTAGCTGGAGTCCAGTGACTCTAACAAAAGGGAACAGCAATGAGGGTCTGTGCTCAGTGGCTAAAAAGGTGGACCTGGTGATCTCTAAAAGGGCCTTAACATTCCAAGAGCACCTGATTGCTGAGATGTTGGGAGGATTCCCCTCAGGCCTGGTCATCACTGAAAAGAGATAAGTGCCTTCCCAATTGACAAGTCAATGGATAGATAacagtgctttacatatattatcatatTAAAGGACAATTAACTACTGTCTTTTTCCCTTTAGGGTCCATTTGTACACAAGCATTAGATGGTGATCCCTGATTTTTACCCCTTTATtcatgctgtttctctccctgcacaGGCCTTCCTCCAACTCCTGGAGGCCAATTGACTCAAATACTGGCTGCTGAATGACTTCTTTGTGGAAACACTTACATATCAAAagattctctctgcctctctctctctctctctctctcctctctctctctctctctctctctctctctctctcccccctccacttcctgtctcctcactccctccctcagcTACAACTACACATTATTTTAGGGAATTTACCACTATCTACCTTCTAACTAAGTCACTACTCTAAAAAGCCTATCTCCTCTACTTCTCCTTAAGACTGATTCAGTTTTCCAATAGCAGTACTTACCATAAAACTTCACACATAGTAGGTAGTCAATATTTCTCAAACAAATAAAGGACAGTTTATGTGTCCACACAATATCAGGCAAAGAAAGCTCTATCTAGTATGAATGGAGTAGTCATTGAAGACTTTGTGAACATAATGAATTAGAGCCAGACTTTTATGAATCACTATGACTTAGTGGAGGGATAAAGGCAAGTGCCAGGTGCAAGGCTGCTGCAAGGACTACAGCTCTCCTGGTTCTGAAGGAACAGGCAAGGCATGTAACAATCCATATACTGGTATATTTCTTTCCATGTAAATCACCCACATAATAAGGCCCTTAGGAAGGGTATACCTTCTAGACAACTGAGTTATACCCAGGGACAGAAGAGCAGCAAACAGCTGCAGCCAGTCCTAGCATGGCCTGAAGCACAGCTTGCTTGAAATCAATGGGATTCTGGGATGACCTCTGATTGACCAGAGACATCCAGAGTGTTGAAGGGTTCACAGTGATGCCCATCATCCGGAGCCCTTTTGTATTACCATTCTCAGGGCTTTGTATGAGCCCAGGTCCTCTTCACAGAGCTAAAGAACCTTCCTGCTCTGAAACTGCACCCCAGTCGTCCCTGCTCTCAGGGATAAAAATGTTCTGCAAGGACTGGAATGGTAATAAAGGCTCAAGGCTGCCTGATGAAGTCAGTGCCAGTATCAGGCAGTGAAGTAGATTTAGCAAATTCCTTCACACTCTCTCCTACAAGTACCAGAGGGCAGGCTGGTTTTATCCAGGAAAGGGGGGCATAGGCACAGGGGCCCAGAGAGGATGCAAGCCTCTGTGTTATCATCCCACCTGTTTCCCCCAAAGTCTCCTCTTTACAGGGGCATCAGCTGCACCTTGTGTGAAAGTAAGATCCTATGGCAGCAGGAGGGCAGTGGATGGGCCCCTGAGGATACTCACCCTGGCATGGGTGGAGAAACCAGGGAGTCCTCTTCAGGAAAGAAGATGAGGAGCTGTGCAGGCTCAATTATCTACTCAGAAAGAAAGCAACTGTAtagaggaaaatgaggaaaaacaaattgatttcATCTTTAGCCCAGGGCCCTAGTCACTAGGTCTTGTCCCCTGGGGGTGTCTCAGAAATTATCCCTCCCAGGAAAGAAGAGACAGGCAGGAGTCATCCAAGATGTTTTGTAAACAACTCCAGCCCTTCATGAATATAGCAACAATGTCTTACATCTGCTTGTATTTGGACTTTCTTTAAAGAGGCCTTACCTCTCCCCAGGCATTATGACAGATAGTTCTGGCAGATGATGTAAGTTTCCCCTAATCATGGGTTGCTGAGGTCTGTAGGGCTTGTCCTCATCCCCCAAGTCCCCCAGGAAGCCAGAAGGGCAATTGAGACCAGAGACAGGTTCCCTAAGGAATCTGCCCTTACATTTGCCCTGGAAATTTCTCAAACTCCCAATCAAGATGTAAAATAGAGGACAATTTTTGGCAAGTAGAAAGGCAGAATATTTGCAGGTTTTAACTTCGTTTCCTTAAAATGGGTTCCCCaccacacataaacacatacattacTTTCACGACTTTAACTagtgaaaataatttcagaagcATGGAACGATATGTAAATAAGAATGTTATCCCAGTATTATTagcaattacaaaaaataaaatgaaaaaggagtaACTCAAATCTCATCAATATAGATTTAGTAAAAAAGATATAGTTTatgcatgaaataaaatagaatgcagCCTTTAGAATAAACAAGTTAGATTTGTGGCTTGACATGTAAGAATTATACTTTGTAATGCGAACAGGGACCAAACGATTTACAGGAAAGTGTGGTGTTTTGTtaatacacatgtgtgtgtgtgtgtgtgtgtgtgtgtgtttgtgagcatgtgtgtgttcaCTTGTCTGAAAGGCTAAACACCAACTATTACCAATAGCTGTCTTTAAATAAGAGGATTATGGTCAACATGGTATAAAAGGGCCTTGGTGACATTCTCTATTGCTTGAACTTCCACATCAGGATATATGACATGTAGGATGAAATTTTTTAATAGCAAATATTTccaattcagaataaaaaaagcAGAGACAAATTCTGAAGGAACATGAAGAAACTACAAATTGTTAGGAAACCCTGTGATTCCAGAGGGTGGACAGACTGCTAGGAATTCGTGTCCTTGGTCATCCTTTGTGATGCTGAGCCCATGGATGCATTGCATCCAGTGGTGATGTTGCCCCAATCCTCCCTGGAGGCTTTAGATCAGCGTTCACATGGCCAAAATTCCCAAGACACAGGGACTttttgaaagaaacagaaagctctGTTCTGCCACAGGGTTAAATGCTGGTGGGTAGAAGTGATGGTGGCAGATGTAGTCACTCTTCCGGGTGAACAGAGTGACACAGTTTTTCTGTACATTCAGATGAGTAGAATTGGAGATTAGAGGTGGAAGAACCATGATGATTCCCTTGTGGCTCTGTCAAGTACAGGCCcagagaaggtaaagaacttactCAAGGTCAAGAGCACTGTGGAGGAGAGGAAGTGATAATGTGATAGCCATGGTACAGGTCTTTCTCTATAGTTTTCTTGACCCTTGGAGGGATCTGGTTTTTTGTATCCTTGAAAATTGGTGACTCAAACAAGATGAGGAAAGAGCCATCTTTCCCCCTGGCTTTTCACAGTATTGGCATACCTGACCCAAAAGGCAAGGAGTAACCTGTTAAGTTGAGGAGTTAGTCACTAACTCTGATGAGATGTTAGAGAAGCAGGTGGAGGAAATATCAGcactgttttctgtttatttcagaaatctgtttattttacccatcttttcagagaaccagtttAGTGTGTTAAAGGCCATTttgaagttctttcttttttggtttctGACAAAACCTTTTCCCCTCCTTGTTTTTAAAGGGCACTCTGGGTCTCACTCTAATTTATAATTTGGATACTTACATCTTTCTTCCAACTGTAGTTCTTtccttattattatttcttttttaaaactaaaactctCTCTCAATTTTTCACTGCTTTTGATTTGTAGCTgttctttagttttttaattttaagtattccATAATTTTGCTCATAATTTCTTTTTGAACAGAAGTTTTATGTAGTATACATTTCACTTCATATTTAGTAACACCTTCTTACATTTTCAGATATTTGGTCATTTGAAAGCTATCCTTTTATTATTAACCTCTTACCTTAGTGCATGATGgttagagaacatatttgcaCTAGGCATTATCTGTCGTCAAAATGGAGAACAAACATGTGTTTCTTCAGAATTTATTGAGACTTCCTATATGGTATAGTACTTACTAGCATTTCATTCTTCTTAAAAGGCTGAGTGTTATCTGCTAGGTACTGACATAATGCATAtgacaaagcaaaaaataactaTGATTGGCCGAATTTtcttctgatgttttctcatggtTTACTGTTGCTCATTAAATAGGTCCTTTTTTCATGAGGATGATTTATTCTACCCATTCTATTTTACAAGCCACAAAGTCTTCTTTTAACTTAAAATGCATGCATTGAAATTTACCCCCATGGATTTCTTCAACACAAATTTCTTTTCCCCCAGCAGGACAAGCGCTTTAACATGGTCTCATGTCACATTGTCCCATACTCTCATCCAATCAACAGTGTTGACATTACCtagtattttagaattttatttcagGGTTTGTATGCATTCGTTTCATTGAAAGGAAACTTGGCTAACTTATATTTCTCCTGACTTATCATAACCCTTGCATCATTGTCATGAATACATTTGTCTTCTCACCAGGGTTCTTCCTTCAAGAAAGTATTCAAGATAAATATTTCTCTGGAGAATGTCTTAAGCCATGAGTACTTGAGAATAGTTACAGAATGACATAGAATTTAAGTGACAGGctgaacattaatttttatatttaaagttattttcactCCTGCTCTGCACATTTGATTTCATTGCCCTCTTACATTTCCTAcattgtggagaaatcagaatTCAGGGTTACTGATACTCCTTTGTCAAGGACCCAGTCTTTTTCtctgaaactttaaaatgttttctttgaacaATTGCCAAATTCCAATGAGTGGTCCTCTGACATTCTTGAACTTTTCAGAAAATTAATGGACTCCTTCATTATAAAGATGTTTCTACTAAATTTCCTTCTTTACAAATCTGTGAAAATTACCTCTTCAAATGTCCACTCCCTCTGATTTCTCTATTTCTCACACTTCCATTTGTATATTGGGgtaattaataatattattaacatctctgtttccaatattttatcaatatctttctttataTTACATTTCCAACACTATTTTATCTTTGTAAATAAGgaaatcattattatttctcatatccctgtttctattacttttcacataagatttttttatataattcaCTTAGACAGTTCGCTGACACCCCAAAATTTACACAATCTTGTGTTAAGGCAAATTCATTAATACTTGGACATCATCAAAGACTAACATAGTTTTTAAGGTTACAGCTAAACAGCGACAAAATATATATCATCCGATAGAACTCAGGAGTGCAAAAGAGGGGGAGGGTGGCATTTGGGGGGACAGAAACAACTTCCAACATATTAGCTTAGCATTCACGTGGGTATTCAGAGAAATTTCTCAAGGCACGCTCACACATTGTCCCTGTCTCCAAAGCCCGGAGTCACCCACTCTACAGCTCACAGCCTCCTCATACCCTGGAAACAAGAACACTTTTCAGAACTTCATCCTGGAAGGGGAGCACTGGCAGGCGAGGGCACACACAGTcacatctccatgtctctgtccctccgTGAGATGACGACGGGTGACATGCCAAGAAAAGCAGACACAGTcagttgaaagaaaaggaaaagcaaggcaCTATGCACACGTGAGAGACTGGAGCCCACTTGAGAGCTATGATGCCCCAGGGGCACGACATCCCTAAGAGAAGGTTCCCTCCTACTGTACACGCAGGAGGGAGATGCGCCCTGGGCCCCTAGGGGCTCACTGGGGATGAGGAAGAGGTCAGGATGAGGAGCTGAGGTGGAAGCCAGGTCTCCCTCCTCAGCTCTTGAAGCCTGGCTGAGCCCAGACCTTCTGGGGTTCTGTGGAGAGGCTGAGCTGCAGGTGCTGGGGACCCACAGGGTGCCccctggggaaggcaggtgagcaggcagaggcccagaggaCGATTGGGATAGCTGTTATTCCACAAGGGAAGTAGGGGAAGGCCATACCCGGAAGTGAGGTCACTTCCCTGTAGAACTTGGAGCCCCGTATCCAGGCAGCCAAGGACTTACAACAGCCCCACAGCTGACTCACTGGTCAAGAGTCCGTTGACCGCACAAGATGTTCTCCTGCTTTGCCCCCTCACGTGGCAGTTCTTGCTTCCGGACTCCCGTCACTGAGAGATTCTCCGGATTCTGCAGACGTTGGTTCAACCCTCGGCCCCGACGGCTATGGCCCTTTCCCAGAAGATCCCCTAAGGTAACGAAAGTCGGCCTCGGTCAATCCAGTGCGGGTCAAGTCACCTCTGGGAGCCTTTCTCGGGACGGACACGTCACTTCCCCTTTCTATGGTGGAAAAGGGCCCATGGAAGGGGAACtcccctgggcaggaacaggttGCTGGACAGCAGATAACCCAGGGGTCCTGTCAGGATGACACAACAGgacaggggaggcagggggcgaGGGGCTGGCTGAGAGGCCTGGTCCTGAGCAGAACACCAtggtgtgtcagtgtgtgtgtgtgtgtgtgtgtgtgtgtgtgtgtgtgagagacagagagagagagacagagagagagcgaaTGTGTGCAGTGACGTGGACCCTCCAGCTTCTGGAGGGGAGGATTATAAGGGTTTGAAGACAAGCAAACACAGGGCTCTGAGCTTCGTGCCTGGTGGCTGGGTACTGTCTTCACAGAGCTGCACTCAGGAGAATGGACAGGAGCCCATGGATGGGGACTTCAACTCCATCCCCGTGCAAGAGGTTCAAGGGAACCACACGTCCGCCACGGAGCAGTCAGGTCCCCAGGTGAGTGTAGGGCTCCACTGGACTCCAACTCCAGGATCCCACACATTGGAAAGGGCTCACGGGGGCCTGAAGCCTCTTGGCTACTCTCCTGAGCTGCCTCCTAGAGCCCTGTCCCCAAAGGGACCTGGGTCCGTGTGTGTTCCCCAACCCACCCTCCCTGTCCAGCCCCTAAGGGCTCAGAGGCAAAATCACTGAGTGCAAATCTGGAGGAATACCAGAAAGCAGGCTTGCCTACCAGTTCACCTCGTGTGCAGTCAAGAGTACTTGGGCGTTTTTCTCAGGTCTCTCCTTGATTGTTTTCTCTTAAATACGTTGTACTGATTATGCTgttccagttgtcccattttcctcccttccccacaccccagctgCCTTGCAGTCCCCATCCCACCTGCACTCTACCCCCTTCATTCATAGGCCTGGGTCGTACATATAACCTCTTTGCCTTTTACTTTTCCTATGCTATTCTAACCTcccctgtctcttttctacctgccatttatCTTTCTCATTGCTTGTACCTTTTCCACATTcaccccatcctcctccccctcccagctaataaccctccacgtgatcatcatctctgtgattctgttccttttctactcatttgcttagtttgtttttattttggtttttttgttgttgttgt is a window of Phyllostomus discolor isolate MPI-MPIP mPhyDis1 chromosome 8, mPhyDis1.pri.v3, whole genome shotgun sequence DNA encoding:
- the LOC114503535 gene encoding olfactory receptor 3A2-like, translated to MEPESEANGTAVTEFILLGLVETPELWPFVFVLFLFAYLVSVGGNLSILAAILVEPKLHTPMYFFLGNLSVLDVGCITVTVPAMLDRLLSHRHIIPYQACLSQIFFFHLLAGMDSFLLTTMAYDRFLAICRPLTYSTRMSHTVQSSLVAVSWACSISNALTHTIALSTLNFCGPDVINHFYCDLPQLFQLSCSSIQFNELLLFVMCILMAGVPLVLIITSYTHVAAAVLRIRSVEGRKKAFSTCGSHLTVVCLFYGTGIFNYMRLGSEESSDKDKGVGVFNTVINPMLNPLVYSLRNPDVQGALWRVLMGKWSLT